One window from the genome of Acidobacteriota bacterium encodes:
- a CDS encoding M48 family metalloprotease, which yields MIGRPAECRRIHWIPFSLCLLAACAVNPVTRQSEIMLISEAQEAQIGAEAAKQIQQEFGHYQGLPGLNAYVSEVGRKLAAHSRRKNVTYRFQVLDTPVINAFALPGGYVYVTRGILARMSSEDELAAVLGHEMTHVDARHSASQLSKQALAGFGLTALSILSPDVAQKAGGLVDASLQLAFLGYSRDDEREADEGGITYMEAAGYNPRGAAKMFHMFLALEEKEPSSMERFLLSHPPTQERLEYAEARIAKLAATHPKQAAKDLRREAFLRKIEGLDLGQSRGDKIIAGGVLTLKASRAAVDAPDAYTPNLSPPEGEALLVRDVKLSGGASTRYTLGVEVIPTKGLGRQAFIQDYLKKVEVPHQVRSSDTLPTKGAGTMDLRVLDLTVEGGTLRAMMGFAFREETAFVLYGYTRDADFPAAKEEFRSFLASLRYPSAQEIQSVKSPKLRLVTARTGDTWSALARREYGKEGPAPRLALYNGIFNPERQPEAGMLLKVPEKQFLKGE from the coding sequence ATGATCGGACGCCCCGCCGAATGCCGTCGCATCCATTGGATCCCCTTCTCCCTCTGCCTCCTCGCCGCTTGCGCCGTGAACCCCGTGACGCGCCAGAGCGAGATCATGCTCATCTCGGAGGCCCAGGAGGCTCAGATCGGCGCCGAGGCCGCCAAGCAGATCCAGCAGGAGTTCGGCCACTACCAGGGCCTTCCCGGCCTGAACGCCTACGTGAGCGAGGTGGGCCGCAAGCTCGCCGCCCATTCCCGGCGCAAGAACGTGACCTACCGCTTCCAGGTGCTGGACACCCCCGTCATCAACGCCTTCGCCCTCCCGGGCGGATACGTCTACGTCACGCGAGGCATCCTCGCCCGCATGTCGTCGGAGGACGAACTGGCGGCGGTCCTCGGCCACGAGATGACCCACGTGGACGCCCGCCACTCGGCCTCCCAGCTCTCCAAGCAGGCCCTGGCCGGCTTCGGACTCACGGCCCTCTCGATCCTGAGCCCCGATGTCGCCCAGAAGGCCGGCGGCCTCGTGGACGCCTCCCTCCAGCTGGCCTTCCTCGGCTATTCGCGGGACGACGAACGCGAGGCGGACGAGGGCGGCATCACCTACATGGAGGCCGCCGGCTACAATCCCCGTGGCGCCGCCAAGATGTTTCACATGTTCCTGGCCCTGGAAGAGAAGGAGCCCAGTTCCATGGAGCGGTTCCTCCTGAGCCACCCCCCCACGCAAGAGCGCCTCGAGTACGCCGAGGCCCGCATCGCCAAACTGGCCGCCACCCATCCCAAGCAGGCGGCCAAGGACTTGCGGCGGGAGGCGTTCCTCCGCAAGATCGAGGGCCTCGACCTGGGCCAGAGCCGGGGGGACAAGATCATCGCGGGCGGCGTTCTCACGTTGAAAGCCTCCCGAGCCGCCGTGGACGCCCCCGATGCCTACACCCCCAACCTGAGCCCCCCCGAGGGGGAAGCTCTCCTTGTCCGCGACGTGAAGCTCTCAGGCGGGGCCTCGACGCGCTACACACTCGGCGTGGAGGTGATCCCCACGAAGGGGCTGGGGCGCCAGGCCTTCATCCAGGACTACCTGAAAAAGGTGGAGGTGCCCCACCAGGTGCGGAGCTCCGACACCCTGCCCACGAAGGGCGCGGGAACCATGGACCTTCGCGTGCTGGACCTGACCGTCGAAGGGGGGACGCTCCGGGCCATGATGGGCTTCGCCTTCCGCGAGGAAACGGCCTTCGTCCTGTACGGGTACACCCGAGACGCCGATTTCCCCGCCGCCAAGGAGGAATTCCGCTCCTTCCTCGCGAGCCTTCGCTACCCCTCGGCTCAGGAGATTCAATCCGTGAAGAGTCCAAAACTCCGCCTCGTGACGGCCCGCACCGGCGACACGTGGAGCGCCCTCGCCCGCCGGGAGTACGGCAAGGAAGGCCCCGCCCCTCGACTCGCCCTCTACAACGGCATCTTCAACCCCGAAAGGCAGCCCGAGGCCGGGATGCTCCTCAAGGTCCCCGAGAAGCAGTTCCTCAAGGGGGAATGA
- a CDS encoding M20/M25/M40 family metallo-hydrolase translates to MRKAVLSLVVLAAWIPLALLAGSSEFLVAIERRAPDDLSFLRTADVPVILETAGTLFAAGGTETLNRLEDFGYPLHILDADPGAWTYLQVGIRPDSDLSALQRAGTVVYTEENWVLLRLWPGLDARAIGDGRFFVAPLPREPVAAPRPVQTGRALGSPLLAPNPLVQRMVNRVVHQNVDSTWQTVVPPNPPGTGTRYTTTAGCGDEAAWAFSFFQGLGYDTEYQNYRSGYAPNVIATRAGQVHPEDVYILIGHLDDMPSSGYAPGADDNASGSVAVLEAARVMACDVFDATLKFILVTGEETGLEGSAAYAAAAQASGENILGVVNMDMPGWEGDGSPSPENLDLNYNSASQPLGQLFAQAASTYGTGLSVDAFLCPSLTASDHYSFWQRGYPAVCGITDNEGYCSHGGHYPYYHTSNDTIVNCGNPSFFYSVVRASVAAMGELAQPFKVAFGAPAYACSASAQVVLGDRDLNTDPLAVETATVSVSSTRESVAETVLLTEESADSPVFRGSIALATTPPAHGDGTLSVNEGDTLTASYVDALDCSGASGTTYTGTALVDCTAPAISAVASSSITESTALITWTTDEASTSRVRYGPAAPPSSTAEDGAFVTAHSVALTGLTPCTTYRFAVSSSDAAGNEAQDDNGGLYFTFKTTGRAYAFGPETVEGTPSLVPGGQWHASTCRAFAGTRAWKCGAASCSGTYANSQDAFLTSPAVDLGGPGHGYRLRFREWYDTESGYDYCYVQVSVNGGSTWTTIRSGVSGSSGGWVLRDLDLSAYSGSAFQVRFWFHTDSNTVAEGWYLDEVEVSRAEACAPDPLACTAVGSPLDGDAPLTVSFSGQALGGTPPYVFTWIYGDGTPNGSGASVTHTYNAPGTFTARLQTTDSGAPAQTAYSDFITVVARAPLAASASASVQRGLAPLSVQFSSSASGGTPPYTYAWTFGDGSAGSGSSPAHTYAAAGVYTARLTVTDSKVPPRTAQGPDLSITVRQALASGAAAYPNHGQPPLEVAFTSSASGGIPPYTYAWTFGDGGTSTESSPHHTYASPGTYEARLTVTDADAPAQTAEASPVSVLVTEVLSASASAQPQTGHAPLAVTFSGDASGGLPPLTFSWSFGDGSPAVEGPSVLHTYTQAGSYSASLTVTDSSEPPVAVIAVPVTVTVYPALTASSLAQPLSGVAPLTVALSASASGGLPPYTFTWDPGDGGGPLEGASLSHAYTEPGTYTVRCTARDAADPAGSVAAPDLTVTVHAPLTASAQADPPAGLAPFDTTLSAAASGGLPPYNFAWSFGDGATASGSPVLHTYAAAGTYDAVVTVSDASGQSAQAHAAVAAVSPLSLSVQSSPERGNAPLTATLTASPSGGLAPFTFAWTFSDGSSAAGSPVLHTFASPGTYTATATATDALGQTASASVAVTAVNPPVLASALKKTGPFRLKVRGSNFHSGAQVLVNGTPVPETRRRSDTELVARGGAALKALLPKGQAVSLTVLNPDDGGTSAPLPFTR, encoded by the coding sequence ATGCGAAAAGCCGTTCTGTCTTTGGTAGTTCTGGCCGCGTGGATCCCGCTCGCCTTGCTGGCGGGCTCTTCCGAATTCCTCGTCGCCATCGAGCGACGCGCGCCGGACGACCTTTCGTTTCTTCGGACCGCCGACGTCCCCGTGATCCTGGAGACCGCGGGCACGCTCTTCGCGGCAGGCGGGACGGAAACGCTGAACCGGCTCGAGGACTTCGGTTACCCACTCCACATCCTCGACGCCGACCCAGGGGCCTGGACGTACCTCCAGGTGGGGATCCGGCCCGATTCGGACCTCTCGGCCCTCCAGCGCGCGGGCACCGTGGTCTACACGGAGGAGAACTGGGTGCTCCTCCGGCTCTGGCCGGGCCTGGACGCGCGAGCCATCGGAGACGGCCGCTTCTTCGTCGCCCCCCTGCCCCGCGAACCCGTGGCCGCCCCGCGCCCTGTCCAGACGGGACGGGCGCTCGGCTCACCACTCTTGGCCCCCAATCCTCTCGTCCAGCGCATGGTCAACCGGGTGGTCCATCAGAACGTGGACTCCACCTGGCAGACGGTGGTCCCGCCAAACCCTCCCGGGACGGGGACTCGCTACACGACGACCGCGGGGTGCGGGGACGAGGCGGCCTGGGCCTTTTCCTTCTTCCAGGGCCTCGGTTACGACACCGAGTACCAGAACTACCGGTCCGGCTACGCCCCCAACGTCATCGCCACGCGCGCCGGCCAGGTCCACCCCGAGGACGTCTACATCCTCATCGGCCACCTGGACGACATGCCCTCTTCGGGCTACGCGCCCGGGGCCGACGACAACGCCTCGGGGAGCGTGGCCGTCCTCGAAGCGGCGCGGGTCATGGCCTGCGACGTCTTCGACGCGACCCTCAAGTTCATCCTCGTCACGGGAGAGGAGACCGGCCTGGAGGGGAGCGCGGCCTACGCGGCGGCGGCCCAGGCCTCCGGCGAGAACATCCTCGGCGTGGTGAACATGGACATGCCGGGGTGGGAAGGGGACGGCTCCCCCTCGCCCGAGAACCTCGACCTGAACTACAATTCCGCCAGCCAGCCCCTGGGCCAGCTCTTCGCGCAGGCCGCCTCCACTTACGGGACGGGCCTGAGCGTGGACGCGTTCCTCTGCCCCAGCCTCACGGCCTCCGACCACTATTCCTTCTGGCAGAGGGGCTACCCGGCGGTCTGCGGCATCACGGACAACGAGGGCTACTGCAGTCACGGCGGGCACTATCCCTACTACCACACGAGCAACGACACCATCGTGAACTGCGGCAATCCCAGCTTCTTTTACTCCGTCGTTCGCGCCTCCGTGGCCGCCATGGGCGAGCTGGCCCAGCCCTTCAAGGTGGCCTTCGGCGCACCCGCCTACGCCTGTTCGGCTTCAGCCCAGGTGGTCCTGGGCGACCGGGACCTCAACACCGACCCCCTGGCCGTCGAGACCGCCACGGTGTCCGTCTCCAGCACCCGGGAGAGCGTGGCGGAGACGGTGCTCCTCACGGAGGAGTCGGCCGACTCCCCCGTCTTCCGCGGCTCCATCGCCCTCGCCACGACTCCGCCCGCACACGGGGACGGGACTCTGAGCGTGAACGAGGGCGACACCCTCACCGCTTCCTACGTGGACGCCCTGGACTGCAGCGGCGCCTCGGGCACGACCTACACGGGGACCGCCCTCGTGGACTGCACCGCCCCCGCCATTTCCGCCGTGGCCTCCTCCTCCATCACCGAATCCACGGCCCTGATCACGTGGACCACCGACGAGGCCTCCACCAGCCGGGTGCGCTACGGCCCCGCGGCCCCGCCCTCCTCGACCGCCGAGGACGGCGCTTTCGTCACCGCCCACTCGGTGGCCCTCACCGGCCTCACCCCCTGCACGACCTACCGCTTTGCCGTCTCCTCCTCCGACGCCGCGGGGAACGAGGCGCAGGACGACAACGGCGGACTCTACTTCACTTTCAAGACCACCGGGCGCGCCTACGCCTTCGGCCCCGAGACGGTGGAGGGGACCCCGTCCCTCGTCCCGGGCGGCCAGTGGCACGCCTCCACCTGCCGCGCCTTCGCCGGAACGCGCGCCTGGAAATGCGGCGCCGCTTCCTGCTCGGGCACCTACGCCAATTCCCAGGACGCCTTCCTGACCAGCCCCGCGGTGGACCTCGGAGGCCCCGGCCACGGCTACCGCCTCCGCTTCCGCGAGTGGTACGACACCGAGAGCGGCTACGATTACTGCTACGTCCAGGTCAGCGTCAACGGCGGCTCCACCTGGACCACCATCCGCTCGGGCGTCTCGGGAAGCTCCGGCGGCTGGGTCCTGAGGGACCTGGACCTCTCGGCCTACTCGGGATCGGCCTTCCAGGTGCGCTTCTGGTTCCACACGGATTCGAACACCGTGGCCGAAGGGTGGTACCTCGACGAGGTGGAGGTGAGCCGCGCCGAGGCCTGCGCCCCGGACCCGCTCGCCTGCACGGCCGTCGGGAGCCCCCTCGACGGCGACGCGCCCCTGACCGTCTCCTTCTCCGGCCAGGCACTCGGCGGCACGCCTCCCTACGTCTTCACCTGGATCTACGGCGACGGCACCCCGAACGGCTCGGGCGCCTCCGTAACCCACACCTACAACGCCCCGGGCACCTTCACGGCCCGGCTCCAGACCACCGACTCGGGCGCCCCCGCGCAGACGGCCTACTCGGACTTCATCACCGTGGTGGCCCGCGCTCCCCTGGCCGCTTCCGCCTCGGCCTCCGTCCAGCGCGGCCTGGCGCCCCTGTCCGTGCAGTTCTCGTCCTCGGCCTCGGGCGGGACCCCGCCGTACACCTACGCCTGGACTTTCGGCGACGGCTCCGCCGGCTCCGGGTCCTCCCCAGCCCATACCTACGCCGCGGCCGGTGTCTACACGGCGCGGCTCACGGTCACCGACTCCAAGGTCCCACCGCGGACGGCCCAGGGGCCCGATCTCTCCATCACGGTGCGGCAGGCCCTCGCCTCCGGCGCCGCCGCCTACCCGAACCACGGCCAGCCGCCCCTGGAGGTGGCCTTCACCTCCTCCGCCTCGGGCGGCATCCCCCCCTACACCTATGCGTGGACCTTCGGGGATGGAGGAACCTCCACCGAATCCTCGCCGCACCATACCTACGCCTCGCCGGGCACCTACGAGGCGCGACTGACCGTCACCGACGCCGATGCGCCCGCCCAGACCGCCGAGGCCTCCCCGGTGTCGGTTCTCGTGACCGAGGTGCTCTCCGCCTCGGCCTCGGCCCAGCCCCAGACGGGTCACGCCCCCCTGGCCGTCACCTTCTCGGGAGACGCTTCGGGCGGCCTGCCCCCGCTCACCTTCTCCTGGAGCTTCGGCGACGGCAGCCCCGCCGTCGAAGGGCCCTCCGTCCTGCACACCTACACCCAGGCCGGGTCCTATTCGGCCTCCCTCACGGTGACCGATTCCAGCGAGCCCCCCGTGGCCGTTATCGCCGTGCCCGTGACCGTCACGGTCTACCCGGCCCTGACCGCCTCCTCCCTGGCCCAGCCCCTTTCCGGCGTGGCGCCCCTCACGGTGGCCCTCTCCGCCTCGGCTTCGGGCGGACTGCCTCCCTACACCTTCACGTGGGACCCGGGCGACGGCGGCGGCCCCCTGGAGGGCGCGTCCCTGTCCCACGCGTACACCGAGCCGGGGACCTACACGGTGCGGTGCACGGCCCGCGACGCGGCCGACCCCGCCGGCTCCGTCGCGGCGCCCGACCTCACCGTCACCGTCCATGCGCCCCTCACGGCCTCCGCGCAGGCCGATCCCCCCGCCGGCCTGGCCCCCTTCGACACGACCCTCTCCGCCGCCGCCTCGGGAGGGCTTCCGCCCTACAACTTCGCCTGGAGCTTCGGAGATGGCGCCACCGCCTCCGGCTCGCCCGTCCTCCACACCTACGCCGCCGCCGGGACCTACGATGCCGTCGTGACGGTGAGCGACGCCTCGGGCCAGAGCGCCCAGGCCCACGCCGCCGTGGCCGCCGTCTCCCCCCTCTCGCTTTCGGTTCAGTCCTCCCCCGAGCGCGGAAACGCCCCCCTGACGGCCACCCTGACGGCCTCCCCATCGGGCGGCCTGGCGCCGTTCACCTTCGCCTGGACCTTCAGCGACGGCTCCTCCGCGGCGGGTTCCCCCGTCCTGCACACCTTCGCGAGCCCCGGGACGTACACCGCCACCGCAACGGCCACCGACGCCCTCGGCCAGACGGCCTCCGCCTCCGTCGCCGTCACCGCCGTGAATCCGCCCGTCCTCGCCTCCGCCCTCAAGAAGACGGGCCCCTTCCGCCTCAAGGTCCGCGGGAGCAACTTCCACTCCGGCGCCCAGGTCCTCGTCAACGGGACCCCCGTGCCCGAGACGCGGCGCCGCTCCGACACCGAACTCGTCGCCCGGGGGGGCGCCGCCCTCAAGGCCCTCCTGCCCAAGGGCCAGGCCGTCTCCCTCACCGTCCTCAACCCCGACGACGGCGGCACCTCCGCCCCCCTGCCCTTCACGAGGTGA
- a CDS encoding ATP-binding protein — QGGTGLGLAIVRKLVEAHGGTVEGANNTPGPGATFTVRLPLMKE; from the coding sequence CAGGGGGGCACCGGCCTCGGCCTCGCCATCGTCCGGAAACTCGTGGAGGCCCACGGCGGCACCGTCGAGGGCGCCAACAACACCCCCGGGCCCGGCGCCACCTTCACCGTCCGCCTGCCCCTTATGAAAGAGTGA